From a region of the Mycobacterium sp. SMC-8 genome:
- the pheS gene encoding phenylalanine--tRNA ligase subunit alpha, whose translation MAEQPVDLSDQALADAVSAVRRAFDQASTLDELAKAKTEHLGDRSPIALARQALGSLPKADRADAGKRVNVARTEAQAAYDERLAALRAERDAAVLVAERIDVTLPSTRQPVGARHPITILAENVADTFVAMGWELAEGPEVETEQFNFDALNFPPDHPARSEQDTFHVAPEGSRQVLRTHTSPVQIRALLERELPVYIISIGRTFRTDELDATHTPVFHQVEGLAVDKGLTMANLRGTLDAFARAQFGPQGRTRFRPHFFPFTEPSAEVDIWFPNKKGGPGWVEWGGCGMVNPNVLRACGIDPQVYSGFAFGMGLERTLQFRNGIPDMRDMVEGDVRFSLPFGVGA comes from the coding sequence GTGGCTGAGCAGCCAGTAGACCTATCAGACCAAGCGCTGGCCGACGCCGTCAGCGCGGTTCGGCGCGCGTTCGACCAGGCCTCGACCCTCGACGAGCTCGCCAAGGCCAAGACCGAGCACCTCGGCGACCGTTCGCCGATCGCGCTGGCACGCCAGGCCCTGGGATCTCTGCCGAAGGCCGACCGTGCCGACGCGGGCAAGCGGGTCAACGTGGCGCGCACCGAGGCGCAGGCCGCCTACGACGAGCGCCTGGCCGCCCTTCGCGCCGAGCGTGACGCCGCCGTCCTGGTCGCCGAGCGTATCGACGTCACCCTGCCGTCGACCCGTCAGCCGGTGGGAGCGCGGCACCCGATCACGATCCTGGCCGAGAACGTCGCCGACACGTTCGTCGCGATGGGCTGGGAACTCGCCGAGGGTCCCGAGGTCGAGACCGAGCAGTTCAACTTCGACGCGCTGAACTTCCCGCCCGATCATCCGGCCCGCAGCGAGCAGGACACGTTCCATGTCGCACCGGAAGGTTCGCGGCAGGTGTTGCGCACGCACACCTCACCGGTGCAGATCCGGGCGCTGCTGGAACGCGAGCTACCGGTGTACATCATCTCGATCGGGCGCACCTTCCGCACCGACGAGCTCGACGCCACCCACACCCCGGTGTTCCACCAGGTCGAGGGTCTGGCCGTGGACAAGGGGCTGACGATGGCCAACCTGCGCGGCACACTCGACGCGTTCGCCCGCGCTCAGTTCGGCCCGCAGGGCCGCACCAGGTTCCGGCCGCACTTCTTTCCGTTCACCGAGCCGTCCGCGGAGGTCGACATCTGGTTCCCGAACAAGAAGGGCGGACCCGGCTGGGTCGAGTGGGGCGGCTGCGGGATGGTGAACCCGAACGTGCTGCGCGCCTGCGGTATCGACCCACAGGTGTATTCCGGCTTCGCGTTCGGCATGGGCCTGGAGCGAACCCTGCAGTTCCGCAACGGCATCCCCGACATGCGCGACATGGTCGAGGGTGACGTCCGATTCTCGCTGCCGTTCGGGGTGGGAGCCTGA
- the pheT gene encoding phenylalanine--tRNA ligase subunit beta encodes MRLPYSWLRDTVQAGAPGWDVPADELEQKLIRIGHEVEEIIPVGPVSGPLTIGRVVEIEELTEFKKPIRAVKVDVGSSGIRDIVCGATNFNVGDLVVAALPGTVLPGDFTIASRKTYGRTSEGMICSVSELNLGTDHSGILVLPPGTAEPGTAAADVLGLDDVVFHLAITPDRGYCLSVRGMAREIANAYDLEFVDPADVPPLPADGEALPVTIDAGTGVQRFGLRPVTGIDPQAVSPWWLQRRLLLSGIRAISPAVDVTNYVMLELGHPMHAHDRSLITGGFRVRFAEQGERVVTLDDVERTLDPVDVLIVDDAATAAIGGVMGAGTTEVRESTTDVLLEAAVWDPAAVSRTQRRLRLHSEAGRRYERTVDPAVSVAALDRSSRLLAEIAGGTVEPTLTDWRGDPPREDWTHPPVSMPVDLPDRTAGVAYPEGTARKRLTQIGAAVVVDDATLTATPPSWRPDIRQPADLVEEVMRLEGLDVIPSVLPAAPAGRGLTAVQKRRRAIGKSLALNGFVEILPTPFLPAGIFDQWGLEAGDPRRNTAEVLNPLESDRPHLATTLLPGLLEALTRNVSRGAADVALFAIAQVVQPSAETKAVERIPNDRRPTDDEIAALDASLPRQPQHVGVVLAGLREPAGPWGRGRPVEAADAFEAVRIIGRAAGIEFTFRAAQYLPWHPGRCAEILVGDVVVGHAGQLHPAVVERSGLPKGTCAVEIDLDAVPLLERLPVPAVSPFPAVFQDIALVVDEDVAAQSVVDAVRTGAGELLEDVRIFDVYTGPQIGEGRKSLALALRFRAPDRTLTEEEASAAREAAVAAAADAVGAAQRR; translated from the coding sequence ATGCGTCTTCCGTACAGCTGGCTCCGCGACACCGTGCAAGCCGGCGCACCGGGCTGGGACGTGCCCGCCGACGAGCTCGAGCAGAAACTCATCCGGATCGGCCACGAGGTCGAAGAGATCATCCCGGTCGGGCCCGTCAGCGGGCCGCTGACCATCGGTCGCGTCGTCGAAATCGAAGAGCTCACCGAGTTCAAGAAACCGATACGCGCGGTCAAGGTCGATGTGGGGTCGTCGGGCATCCGTGACATCGTGTGCGGGGCAACCAATTTCAATGTCGGCGACCTGGTCGTGGCGGCCCTGCCCGGCACCGTGCTTCCCGGCGATTTCACCATCGCGTCGCGCAAGACGTACGGGCGCACTTCCGAGGGCATGATCTGCTCGGTGTCCGAACTCAACCTCGGTACGGACCACTCCGGGATCCTGGTGCTGCCGCCGGGGACCGCCGAACCGGGCACTGCCGCTGCCGACGTCCTCGGCCTCGACGACGTGGTGTTCCATCTCGCGATCACCCCGGACCGGGGCTACTGCCTGTCCGTTCGCGGCATGGCGCGCGAGATCGCCAATGCCTACGACCTGGAGTTCGTCGACCCCGCGGATGTGCCCCCACTGCCCGCCGACGGCGAGGCGTTGCCGGTCACCATCGACGCCGGCACGGGAGTGCAGCGGTTCGGTCTGCGCCCGGTCACCGGGATCGACCCACAGGCGGTGTCGCCGTGGTGGCTTCAGCGCAGATTGCTGCTCAGCGGAATCCGGGCGATCTCTCCGGCGGTCGACGTCACCAACTACGTGATGCTCGAACTCGGCCACCCGATGCACGCTCACGACCGCAGCCTGATCACCGGCGGATTCCGGGTGCGCTTCGCCGAGCAGGGGGAGAGGGTCGTCACCCTCGACGATGTCGAGCGCACGCTCGATCCGGTCGACGTGCTGATCGTCGACGACGCCGCGACCGCGGCGATCGGCGGTGTGATGGGGGCGGGGACCACCGAGGTGCGTGAGTCCACCACCGACGTCCTGCTGGAGGCGGCGGTCTGGGACCCTGCAGCGGTGTCGCGCACTCAACGCCGGCTGCGCCTGCACAGCGAGGCGGGCCGGCGCTACGAGCGCACCGTGGACCCGGCCGTCTCGGTCGCCGCGCTGGACCGGTCGTCGAGGCTGCTCGCCGAGATCGCCGGTGGCACAGTCGAACCCACGCTCACCGATTGGCGCGGCGATCCGCCTCGCGAGGACTGGACGCATCCGCCGGTGAGCATGCCGGTCGATCTGCCGGACCGAACCGCCGGCGTCGCGTACCCGGAGGGCACCGCCCGCAAGCGGCTGACCCAGATCGGTGCCGCGGTCGTCGTCGACGATGCGACGCTGACCGCGACCCCGCCCAGTTGGCGGCCCGACATCCGGCAGCCCGCCGATCTGGTCGAGGAGGTGATGCGTCTCGAAGGATTGGACGTCATCCCGTCGGTGCTGCCCGCCGCCCCGGCCGGCCGCGGCCTGACGGCCGTCCAGAAGCGTCGGCGCGCCATCGGAAAGTCGCTGGCTCTCAACGGTTTCGTGGAGATTCTGCCCACTCCGTTCCTGCCCGCGGGAATCTTCGACCAGTGGGGGCTGGAAGCGGGCGATCCGCGCCGGAACACCGCCGAGGTGCTCAACCCGCTCGAGTCGGACAGGCCGCACCTGGCCACCACTCTGTTGCCGGGACTGCTCGAAGCGTTGACCCGCAACGTCTCCCGGGGTGCCGCCGACGTGGCGCTGTTCGCGATCGCGCAGGTGGTGCAGCCGAGCGCCGAGACCAAGGCCGTGGAGCGCATCCCGAACGACCGGCGTCCCACCGACGACGAGATCGCCGCGCTGGACGCATCGCTGCCTCGCCAGCCCCAGCACGTCGGGGTGGTGCTGGCCGGACTGCGTGAACCGGCAGGGCCGTGGGGCCGGGGGCGTCCCGTCGAGGCCGCCGACGCCTTCGAGGCCGTGCGCATCATCGGCCGCGCCGCCGGCATCGAGTTCACCTTCCGGGCCGCCCAATACCTGCCGTGGCATCCCGGTCGATGCGCGGAGATCCTGGTCGGCGACGTCGTCGTCGGGCACGCCGGGCAATTGCACCCGGCGGTCGTCGAACGATCCGGCCTGCCCAAGGGGACCTGCGCGGTCGAGATAGATCTCGACGCGGTGCCGCTTCTCGAGCGTTTACCGGTGCCGGCGGTGTCGCCGTTCCCGGCGGTGTTCCAGGACATCGCCTTGGTCGTGGACGAGGACGTCGCGGCGCAGAGCGTGGTGGACGCGGTGCGGACCGGGGCCGGCGAGCTGCTTGAAGACGTCCGGATCTTCGACGTGTACACCGGTCCACAGATCGGCGAGGGGCGCAAGTCGCTGGCGTTGGCGTTGCGGTTCCGCGCGCCGGACCGCACGCTCACCGAGGAAGAGGCCAGCGCGGCCCGCGAGGCCGCGGTGGCGGCGGCGGCCGATGCGGTGGGCGCTGCCCAGCGCCGCTGA